Genomic DNA from Manis pentadactyla isolate mManPen7 chromosome 14, mManPen7.hap1, whole genome shotgun sequence:
CGAAGAAAAGGGGAACATCCTCAAGTTATTTTTCCTTACCAAGTGTGTGTACCCTGGATGGTGGTGGTCCTTATGGCAAGGAATCTGTCGGCGACTCTGGCATCCCAGAACCTGAGCTGCCCTCGGCCCTGCCTGTGGGcagcctttctccctctcttcctgagATGCTTGCCCAGAATGGAGCCCTAGACCAGCGCAGAGACCTTCCTGGGGACAGCAGCCAAGCCCCCATTCCCAGGGAAGACCGCCTCTTCAGCAGGTTGAGCCGGCCATTGTCTTTGCCTCACTTGGATTTGAGGTGGAGAGAAGCTACGCTCCCCGTGGGGCAACAAGTCCTGGAGCAGCGTATTGCAGGGCATGAGAGCTACTCAGCCCCCAGCCAGGAATATGGCTGGAACTTGGCACAGACTCAGGGCGATGGTCCCTCTGCAGACAGAACTGACTCCAGGTCAGCATCCCACGTAGGACTCTCACGGATGAACCTCTACACTCACAGCGTTAATGGGCTGGTGCTGTCCCTGCTGGCCAAGGAGACGCTGCTGGGGGACGAGGCTGCCATCGAGGAGGTGGTGAGTGTGCTCAGACTCCCCCTTGCCCTCTGTAGCCTGCTCCTGCCTCCTAGGGGTGACAGGCTGTTGCAGAGCGGGAGGGGCAAGCGTCAGCCTTCAGCTGCATGACCTGGTGCCAAATGTCCTGGTTTGCAGGGGTGCTGACAGCAGTACCCACATTTCAGGTTTGGTGGGGTGAGTGAGAGTGGGGAGCATAGTGCTGGTGCAAAAGCGAACAACAGTGTAGGGTCTCCCGTTCCTTCCTGCTATTTCCGGTCCCATGCGCGGACCTTGAGTGGGGCGGACCTGAGTCAGAGTCCTGGGGCAGCCATGTGACTGCATGGAGGCCCTGCCCCTCTGAGTCTCTAGTGCTCATCAGCAGTGCCTGCAGGTGGTGACAGGCCCAGCCCTGCCAGGTGTGATGGGGTCACATAGGCGATGACCACACACGCAGCCGCATTGCTGACGGCCTCACTTCTCAGCCTGGGCCTGGGCAGCTCGAGGTTCTGTGTCAGCTGGGGTCTTACTCTGCGTGTGTCACAGCCTGAGTTGGGAGGTTTCCAGAAGCCCCCATTTCCCTCCAGGGCCCTTGCACTGTCCCTGGTGGATCTGAAGCTCCTCCCTGGGGACATCTGAAATGCTAAGGGGCCCAGCTGCAGAGGGCTCCTCTTCAGCCATCCCAGCCCCTTCTGCATCACGGCAGTAGATGGACCGCAGGGCCTGAGCCCACGCTGGAGATCCAGTTGCCATAGTAACAGTCTTGCTGTAGTTGGCAGAGGCACGTGGTAGCAGTGAGAACAGCAGGTTGAAATTGCTGCAGGGCAAATGGTGTCCTGGAGCTTGCCGTGTTTTTGTTCTTAAATCTATATTATTCTAAGCAGTCTTATTAGCATGCAGGGCTTGTGAACCTCCATAAATGAGCGAGTCACCTTggagcagaggaggagggaaggcgGCTTCCTTCACACAGGCGGGAGGCCAGAGAATTCCGTCCCAACCAGCCAGCATCTCTCCCCTTTTTCCACAGACCCCTTCCCCGAGTGCTGGCCGGTTTGCCTCCCGCATCCTCCTTGACCACAGCTCTCAGGGACCTAACCTCCTTCTCCTAACAACACGGGGACCCCGGGTTGCTGCTTCATACAGCTCGTCTCCCTGTGATGCCTTCATTCTCATGGTCTGTGCTGCTCAGAGCTGAGTGGTAGACATGTTGTTTTGAAGGCCCAGTGTTCCCTCTTCCACCTTCTCcccaaaaagataaagaaaaagctCAGGCTGCTCTTGAAGAAGGAAGTGAATGTATGCCACATTCACTGTATGCTAAATGCATCTGTTATTTTAGCCAAGCCCTAGAACAGTTCTGGGAAGAGACATCCTAACTCCCATTTACCAGTAAGGAAACATCTTTGTTGAGTTGAAGACCTAGTCAACTGGTGGGTCCAGAATCCTCTCTCGTTTCCCTTCTCCCTGCTGTAGCCTCTCTGTCCTGCACCGATCTGAGCTCGGAATGATAGGTGGGAGGGTGCAGGCAAGGGGGAAATGCCCTGCCGTCTGCGGTGCTTGACAGGTGAACATACCACTTGTTTTGTCACAGCCCGTCCATGACGTAGGACAGCAGTCTCGGGGGCTTTTATGTAAAGTCGGATTTGGTGGTGGGTAGGCTCCAGGGAAGGGAATACAGTTTAATAGAAGAGCTCACTTTTTCGAAAACGAGTAGGAATGACAGACTTCGATCAGCTTGCTGGTTGGAGAGCAGGGCTTGTTGATCAGACCCAGAGTCTGTCTCTATTATAATGGGGGGGAGCTTTTCCTGCCTTTTTGTCCTGGGCCTGCATACAGAATACTTGACCTCATTTCCCTCCAGACCCTCTGCGGCTGTCTGGAAAAGCAAGCCCCTGCAGAGGGGTAAACTGCTACTCAGATGCGGCAGTGAGCACACCTCGCCTTGAAAGGGCTCCTTGACTGTTGTGCACACACCACGCACCCTCCGGTCGTTTTGACATCTTGTCTTTCAGGGGATCAACTGCCACCTCTTTATGTTTGCAGTAGGTTGGGGGCAGGTAACTGGGTGGAAGGAGATGTGGGGGAGCTGAGCAAGGAGAGGTTGGGATTGTTCAGGGGAACAGAGTGAACTCACACCAGGGGGCAGCATAGAGCTACTGATCCTGCTCAAAACCCAAGATCCTCTCATTGACCTTCAAATACAGTGATCAGATCATTAATTTATTGCTACTATAGGACTTTGAGCTGGCTGGGTACAGCAGATGAGGTTTGAGGTTAGTGTGAGAGTGTTAGTGTAAAATACTTCATAAAAATGCATCCCTCCCCCATGAAACTAGTGCTTTTGAGTGAATGTGTAACTGTGTCATTTCTTCTGCACATTGACATTCAAGCCCCTTGCTTTGCTAGGGACTAGAAGCTGGAGGTTCCCAGATTTAGCTCCACCTGTATGTCTCCTGGGGCTTTTGTGAGGATCGCATGTGTAGTAGGATATATTGGGTTGGCAAACTCTTAATGTATAGGAACACATTGGTATTTCAGCTTTGCACAACTATTAAACTCTGCCATCGCAGTACAAAAACCATagagaatatgtaaataaatggcaTGTCTGTGTCCTACTAAAACTTGTGGACATGGAAATTGGAACTTCATACAGTTTTCACATGTcacaattttattctttcttcctgactgtataaaaatataaaaagcattcTTAGCTCTCAGGCTATATGAAAATAAACAACTTGCTGGATTTGGCTCATGGGCAAAGATTTGCTGACCCCCAATATGTAGGAAAGCACTTGGTTACCAGTTAAAAAAGTTGTCCATGTGTCATCTGACATAACATCTTGTGATTGTGCATTTACTGTTAATTGATTTGATCTTAAATTAGCAGAAGATTCCAGAAGCAGAGCTCGGTGCCTATGGGGAATACTTGGGTTTTAGCATCTTTCACTCTCTGTTCCCATCATCCCTTCCTCTGGGCGCACTGGCTTGAGATGGGAGGATTGACTGTTACCAGGTTCCAGAAACTTCCAATGAGGCAGTGGTTTGACTTCCTAGTGAATGGGTTTGTGGGTATATGCACACATCTGACAGAAGGCAGCTCATTAGCCCCTGACAAGCTGCGTTCCTTAGGCCATACCAGTGATCTGAACAGGAGGTATAATATACCTGTCTCCCCTGAGCAGAGGCCCTTCTACTTTACTGTGCACCTCAGTTTAAACCAAGTAGCTCATAAGTTGAATGGGCTTGGCATTGGATATGCCCCTTTATTTTGTAGATGTTTATAGAGCACCACCTAGgagccaggcactctgctaggtGTGGAGTACATAAAATAATAGATGAGTacataaaataaaacagtatGCAAACCAATAGGTTTAAACATCATTTCTAAGATGTTCTGATAGAAAAACTGATTGAAGCCCGGTCTACTCCCCAAACAACACTCAGCTTCATGACATTTACTGCAGAAGCattctctcttcatctctgtGCTCTTACATGTGCTTATTTTTCTACACAGCTGTTGAAGAATAATCCATGGACAAGTCCTATGTGCTTATTAAAGAGATAGTATGTCTACCataataatttgcattttcctgactcTATAAAAATGCCTTCCCTCAGGGTAGCACTTCAGAGTTTACAAAGGACTTTTTTGGATGTCATTTCACTTAATCCATCTGACAGTCCTGCAGTGGTTTCCATTTgggagatgaaaaaaaaaatgaggtatagaaaaaaatgcagtaaCTTGCCCCTGGTCGTCTGGCCAGGAAGAGGCTGAGCCAGGACGTCCTTCACCTGGGAGTCGCCTGCTGCCCAGGGACAGTGGCCCTCTTCTGGCCAAAGCAGCCTCACGGGAGCCCCAGGAGGCTCAGTTTCAGACGGAGTCCATCGGGATGTGACTGATATACTTGGTCAAGGCCAAGTCGAGCTCAAAGAATACCACGCAGCCATTAAAGAATGGTGTTTCAGGAGAACAGTTTAAGGATGAAGAAAGTAGCTCATGCTGTGTCATTAGGTTATAAAACTAGTGTTGGTCATTGTTCATGGTTTGATCCCATTCTTTCTAAAAGAAGAATTATACATAATGGTGTGACCCCGTGTTCTCAGCTATACCTGCGCATAACTCATCCCCTGAGAGGTTTTTAAATCCAGGTGCTTGAGCAGACACACTTCCCAGACAGGCTTCCTCAGTCAGTTCCTCCTCTGAACCACAGAGCCCAGAAATCCACCTCACCCACACGTCTCAGTCCTTCCCAGGATGGTGCATAGCTGGTCCCATCCTCGATGCACCCGAGAGGTGAGCTCGTTGCAGACAGCGCAGGACATCTCAGCCCGGGCCTGTTGGGAAGCGCTGGAGTGTGGGCCCCGCCGGCTATTCCGTGCACACGAGCGGCCCAGGTGGGAAAGGCGTGGTTAGAAGGAGATGTGCCAAGGGGCTGACCTTGGCTATTACTGCATGGCTAGATTATGGcccatttttctttgctttcttctttaacTCATTTTCCTGTTCACctctattttctgatttttctacaaTATGAGAAAGCCCTAGAACCTAAGGGTGCGAGTCAGTACTTCTGGTAAAAATAGCAGTCGGCGTGCTTGTGACTGAATCAAGTAGCCACTCAGCTCTTCTTGGATGGTATTCCCAAGGCTGTGGCTGCCGGGGTTAATTCTGCAGCTCGCggccctcccctgccccttcaCAGTACCACAGTAGCCTGGCGTCCCTGAATGGGCTGGAGGTGCACCTGAAGGAGACACTGCCCAGAGACGAGGCCGCCTTCGCAAGCAGAACGTACAACTTCACGCATTTTGACCGCATTCAGAACACGCTGATGGGTAAGGAGGGGTGCGGGGCAGCGGGGGTCAGGACTCAGGCCTGGCCAGCGGCGCCTGATGTGCAGTGAGGGTGCTGCCTTCTCACTCGGGGCCCTGCTTCCTCCGAGTTGAGAATTCGCTTGGTGAACACTTCCTTGCTCTCTTGTCTTTCTTTGGTTGTTTTCTCCATTTTGAGGGGAACACGTGCAGGTCCAAGTTCCTGTGATAAGGTCTGCCTCAAGGTTCTGACATTCATCATCAGGGACAGTGTGTGCTCTGTGGTGGCATGGTGGCAGCCATCGGGTCCCAGCACCCTGGACCCTTGTTTCTCTCCCCCAGCACCCATGGGCCTGGGTTTACTGGGGTTGTGAAGCAGGGCAGCAGGAGTCCGTGACTCACAATTCCCCGTCCTTTTCTGGAAGCGAACCTGCCCCAGGAGGCCACACCCCAGGATCGCCGCTTCCTCCAGGCCGTCGGCCTGATGCATTCAGACTTTGCCCAGCTGCCCTCGCTGTATGAGATGACCGTCAGGTGAGCTCCCCCAGTCACTCTCGCGGCCCTGCACCAGGGCTCCCGGCAGGGCCTCACTCGTGATAAATGAAGAATATTCCATGACTCTCTTGAAGGCCTTTTATCTGCTCATGTGGCTGCCGTCCTCACACTTTCCCGTGTCATATTTTCTGGGTCCCTTCCTGCGGCTCAGAACTGCTATACACGGGTACAGCCATGAGGAAACCCGAGGGTTGCACCACCTTGGAGCTTCCGTCCGTTACAGGGAAGGCGGGTCTCTGTTTGCTCGTCATAAATGGTGCCGGGGTGATGTTGCAGTCTAACCTGGCAAGTCCTATGTGCCTGTGCAAACACTGACTTCTCCAAAACCGTGAAGTAAAACATTCACCTCCCCTCTCCCATCATACACCCACAAGATACCCACAGTACTAGTGCTAAGTTTTATTGGTTggtgtttttggtttttattttttgcatataaaatatacgttattagtattttaattattgtaataGTCTTTGTGAAAAAGGATCATAGTAACATACCATTTTACAAGTTTGCATATCTTAAACATCCCTATGTCAGCAGATCCTGATCTATTATTGTAACTTACAGTCTAATTCCACTTTTTCTCTCTACATGCTTCTCTTATGAAATCAGCAGCAGGAAATAAGGCAAGTTAGAAAGCCAGAAGGGGAGGTCTGCCATGTGTATTATTCCACTTAGTCCTCGAATGATTTGGGCAAGTGCATTTTTCTATCGTCATTTTACAGACAGTGATATGAAGGCACAAGTAGGATTAGTGACTTTTCCCAGGctcagccaggatttgaacccgggTTTCTCTGACTCTAAAGTACATGTTCTCTCCACACACATTTCCAGTTCAAGGAGGCAGTGTGGTCAAGAGGGAGGGTGTGAGACTAGCCTGGCATGGTGACAAGGTTCTAATGCCCTGTCACCTGCCATCCTGGAGCACTGGGCATTTCTCCTGCCCAGCACCATCTCCAGCCAATATTCCAATATATCTTTCCATGATAAATGTGTCTTCTCTGGCTTTGAAGTTATTGTTGCCGCAGGCTGACAACCTAGATGTGGTTTGCATCTGCAGTCACTGGTTGGGGAACTAGTTATACTGGGTGTGTATGCGTGTCTCGTTTGCGAGAGACGGAAGTAAGTAAAATGTTGGTATCTGATCATCAACCACCTTATGGTCTGAAGTATTTCACCTTCCTTGGAGCTGACAGGGTTTTAGTGTTGGCATATGTAGCTTACTTTAATGatagaaacagaaacaatagCTACCATTTCTTAACCACTTACCATGTGCTAAGCAATTCACATATATTCCTACTCatttaatctctttaaaaatgtcaatGAGGGGATCTACTGTTGTCAAATCCGTTTCACAGATGAGCAAGCTGGGACTCAGAAAGGCTGAGTAACTCAgccaagggcacacagctaggaagttgcagagctgggattaaCCACCAGGCCAAGGTTCTCCCTCCCTGTGGCTGTGATGACTTGTCCACACCTCACCCTCCTGGTCCTGAGAGTGGCACAAAACACTTCAGGCGCTGACTGTGGCCCCTACGAACAGTCCCAGCGTCCAGTGAGCTGAGGGGAAGGAAACACAGTATTGGCTCCAAAGTCTGAAACAAGGGAACCAGTAGAGCCCCAGCCATGACAGCTGCCCTGCAGTCTTTGGTGTGCAGGGCCGCCCACGACCGCCTCCTGAGGGCTCTGGTCCGGGGTCTGTACAGCAGCCCCGGACTGTTGCATCTTCCCTCTTTCCCCCCCAGGAACGCTTCCACAGCTGTGTACGCCTGCAGCAACCCCGTCCAGGAGACCTACTTCCAGCAGCTGGCGTCGGCAGCGCGGAGCTCCGGCTTCCCCAGTCCACAGGACAGTGCCTTCAACCTCCCGGGCAAAGCCAAGCAGAAGCTGCTGAAGCACGGGGTGAACTTGCTTTGAACTGGGCGCCGTGGGGAGCTCATCACCCCAGATGACTGCTCGATGGAATGCCAGCAAAGGAAGCTgcctttttaaacagaaaaaaatccttcTATTTTTTCTTGACATCCTCCCTTTGTTAGAACTTAGTATTTGAGCGTTTGTACTCCTTGTGTGGATTAGGGTTCGAGAGGTCGTTCTTCAGGTTGGCAGACCTAGAATACTCTATAGGGAAGTTCCCTACACCAGCAGTGTTGGGGCCCCGACAGGCATCAGCTCCTTCCATCGAAGAGAGACAGGGCCAGCCTGCTTGTTGTGCGGAGCCTGAGGTGCCTGGCGGTTTTTCTAGAACTTAGTTGTTCCCAGTCTAGAGTGTTTGTCCAGCCCTGTCTCCAGGGAGGTGGTACGTGGAGTCTGGTAGCCGGCAGCCCGGAGTGCCCCCGGGGCAGTTAGGTTTCACAGGGCATCTCATGCAGGGAAGCAGTCAGGGACGCGGAAGCTGCCTTCTGTGAATTCTCCCAGAACTCTATTCAAACTAGGAGCCTGTTCTTCAGAAGACCCACGGTGGGGGCAAATCCGATAAGCCTGGGAGGCAGTCTGGGGTTTAGAGGCGACTAAAAGCCCTGTGGTGCCGAGACCGGGAAGCGGGGTGGTGGCGGGCCGGGCCGGGCAACTTGGGTTTGAGGCGGGCTGTGCAGCTGGCCGCTCTTGAGTGCGCGTCACCAAGTGGGAGTCCCGAAAGCTTCCGGGGCAGAGGCAGAGCCGTGCCCTTCAGGGGTGGCTGTGCGAAAGGGAAGGGTGTGCGCCCGTTCGTTTCTGGGCCCATGTGGTGCTTAGAACAGCTAGGCATTTTATGGTACTGTGATGCAGATCCCAGGATGGAAATATTTACCAAAGTCTTAACTGAATGTTTACTGGAAGTACCTGAGATTCCATTTGAAAACTGCAATGTTAATTATTTCATGTCAGTGAACAAATTATCTAATGTTTATGACATGGTATCTTTCTGGAAAGAACTTCCcaaggactaaaaaaaaaaatagccaaaatGCTACTGAGTTCTGAGTAAGGGTATCTGTCCAGTGATAAAAGGAGTTAAGGTATGTTTcctatgtttgtgtgtgtgtattttgtgcaGATGCTTTTCTCTTCCTTGCCCAATCCAGGGCGGCCAGGGGAGGCTGGGTGCACTTCAGAACGGTCTGTCCACGAGGGCGCAGGCTTCAGCCAGCTGCTCCCGTGAGCCCTGGCTTCACAGGCCTCCGTCACCCTCTCTCACCCAGCCCCTGGGGTCTCTCCTGCCGCTGGCTGGCTTAAGAGGGTGACCTTCCTGGATGGAGGAGGGTCATACCTCCAGCTAGGATAAATGTGTATTGTCCAAGTTCTCTGCTACATTCTCCAAGAAAGAATTCAGTCTTTGTGCCCGCTTCTCAAGGAACCTTCCCATGACTAACTGACACATAATATATCAGTTCCTTTTCTGTTGTGGGGTATTTTTAAGCAGccacatttttccttttgctcaCCAGTGCTCCAGAATTGTGAGGTCCTCAGTCTTGAGCTCACTGAAATTACAAGTTTTTACACCAAAAGTGAATCTTAAATGACCACATGGAGCATGAGGCCAGCATAGCAGAATGTAAAGACCCACATGTGAGAGTTGTTTAAAAATATGTCCATAAATTCTTTGCTGCAAAGGAGGAACCTatttctccccaccccacaagcatGGGCTATACCTAGTGATTTGTTCCTAATGAATAGAATGTGGTGAAAATGGCAGTGTGACTTTTGGGACGAGGTTTTAAAGCACATTCCAGCTGCCATCTCTCTCTTGCTCGCCTGTTCTGGGGGAACTGACACTCAGGCAGCCCCATGGAGAAGCCCTCGTGGTGAGGAACCTTCTGGGAAGCTGGTCCTCCAGCCCCGGTCAAGCCTTCAGATGGTGCAGCTCCTGCCAACATCATGACTGCAGCCCTATGAGAGGCTGAACCAGAACTTCAAGCTAAGCCACTTGTGAATTCCTAGCCCTCAGACAGTATGTGAGATAGTAAATGcaggttgttttaagccactcttTGGGGGTAACTTGTTACAGAGCCACAGATAGTTGATACGCTTGCATGCCCGTATCCTATCCACCAAACTACATTCCTTACAGCTTGGACATGGGGGAGCCTTTAGCCAAATGCTAGACAAAGCATCCGTCTTGGATCCCAGCCCCTCCTTTCCTGCCCTAGAGAACTTCCTACAAGTTCCAGAGCCTGACCTTAATGGCCAGCTGGgtccctgcctcctctcctctggGCTCTGCCCTGGCCCCTCTCAGCATCTCCCAGGTGCCTCCAAACAGGGCACCTGTacctgagagtgggcatccatccACATGGTACCCGAGCCCCACCTGGGGATGTGGCAGAAGCCCTTGGCAACAGCGAGGCTTCACCAGCAGTCTGAGGAAGCCCATCAGGTGGAGCTGGAGTCTAGGGGCATGTGGGGTATTGTTGGGAGGGTCCCTGGGTGAGGACCATTCCTTGGTCCTGGGATGCATCTTTTTGGGCTGGGGAGCAGCAGTCAGAAGGAGAAGGAGCAGGGTAAGGGGTCCTCCCCTCACCCTTTTTTCTTGTCAAATAGCCAGGGGTCAGCCTGGAGAGTGGCCTCCCTTGGTGAGCTTTTCTGCTGCTCCTGGAGCCTCTTGAACTTATGACATGGACAGAAGGCCAGCCCTCTAGGCTCCCAGCGGTGGCTGCTGTGGCAGTTGCCTGCCAGCTCCAGCTTGTCTTCAATCAGTGTCCCCAGGACCCGACCAAAGAAGACAGCTTTGTATGCCGATTGTGCTGTCAGCCTTCTTCCCCTCTCCACTATGATGGAGCTATAAATCCTGTCCCCTGGATATGGAGAGGGACCCCCTGAGTCTCATCTACCCAGGATTAATTCAGAAAAGCTACAGTCTGGAGACATGTCCCGGCTTCCCTGGTGCTGCTGAGCTCCTGCGGTGGAGCTGTGCTCCGTGACCTCAGAGGCAGCCCGCTGGGGACTGTGGCCAGAGGTGGCTGGAGAAATGACACTCAACGCCTTGTTTTCCTGTCCGGTGTTTCAGAGGTTCCAGGGCCTGTCGGGACATCGTTTAATGGCAGCCTCAGGCCCACACCCTCACAGTAAGCCTCTCGGTGCCCGGTTCCAAGCATGGGCTCTTCTGTGGAGCGAGCTGCATGCCCTCACCACAGGGCTCCCAAGGGACGATGGAGTTTGCGGGACAGCGTGCCCTGCCACGGTGTACAGTTGATGCCAGAGTTCCCCTGTCGTCCAGAACACCAGCCTCCTGAGCAGGGAacccaggagggagagggagtgaaAGCTGTTCCGGGTCAGCCCCTGCCTACAGCTCACAGTCCACCTGGGTGAACTCCCCATGGAGTGGTTAATAGTGGCAATCAGATTCCTGCTGGGGAAGGACTCTGTTCCCTAGGGACACGACTGAGCCTAGTCAAACTGCCTTCCCCTGGAGGGAAGCACCTGGACGCATCTGCTCCTGTCACCTTGACAGCAGCGGTGAGTAGAGACTGGGTCTGGCGGCGGCCGCCCTCTCCGGGATCTCTCCCGAGTGTGTCACCCCCCTGGTGGTCCTTCCCAAGGCAGTCGCGCCACCCCCCCATGCCCCTCCAGTTACTGTGACCCTAACACCCCACCCTGCAGCGAGTAGCGATGTGCCCTCCACTGTGTGAGCCTCGGGGCTCATGCGGTGGGCTGAGTGGGGACCACCAAAGGCATCAGGTCCTAATCCCTGGGACCTGTGGTACCTCATATGCTGAAGGTTTTCACAGGTGTGATTGAGCTGAAGCTCCTGACATGCAGAGATCTTCCTAGATTATCCAAATGGGCCCTAAATGCCATCACAAGTGTGCTTGTCAGAGAGGataaggccatgtgaagacaggcCGAGACTGGAGAGATGTGGCCACATGCTGAGGAACACTGGGGGCCACCAGATGCCCAGAGTCAGATTGGTTCCGCCCTAGAGCCTCTAGAGGGAGTGTGACATTGATTTAGGTCCAGTGAGGCTTATTTTGGATGTCctgcctccagaaatgtgagcgAATAGAGTTGGGTTGCTTTTAGTCACCGAGTGTGAGATCGTTTACAGCAGCCGCAGGA
This window encodes:
- the HPS4 gene encoding BLOC-3 complex member HPS4 isoform X4, producing MKTAQVTFRLKTLKPPTSRFIQLGTHRNHFSWGERSDTRNENPNKENEGNCKVNGRFHLQRDKVSLLVEPLLLLKAALILQTCQRSPHVLAGCILYKGLIVSTQLPPSLTAKVLLHRAAPRDQRGPTGGDALQEHGVVLPPNVEIMPVFLTEEEAVSLCEFPGEWMTSSPASPARLQECSAQHPPKGWSTSAPREDTSRHLESMAWTLATTPEPMSPDVTWPNGEKEDRRLSGHDLERIKPTEPYSTVRDEGPGSDWFLVKGPGLFGRIAEPDLSEIHIPETKKRGTSSSYFSLPSVCTLDGGGPYGKESVGDSGIPEPELPSALPVGSLSPSLPEMLAQNGALDQRRDLPGDSSQAPIPREDRLFSRLSRPLSLPHLDLRWREATLPVGQQVLEQRIAGHESYSAPSQEYGWNLAQTQGDGPSADRTDSRSASHVGLSRMNLYTHSVNGLVLSLLAKETLLGDEAAIEEVYHSSLASLNGLEVHLKETLPRDEAAFASRTYNFTHFDRIQNTLMANLPQEATPQDRRFLQAVGLMHSDFAQLPSLYEMTVRNASTAVYACSNPVQETYFQQLASAARSSGFPSPQDSAFNLPGKAKQKLLKHGVNLL